TTAACTGGGACATCACACAACCACTCAAGTTTCAGAGAAACTTCCAGTTTACTCCTGGTATAAATACTCTCCTTCGTTTTCAGTATGAGCGATTGAGAGGTTTCTGTGAAGTTTGCGGTCTTATCACACATGATTCGGGTCGCTGCTTAAATCAGAATGGAGGACCTGAGGAAGGGCCAGACGATGGAGATGATGGAGCAGATGATCATATGAATGAGGCTGAACATCAGGGCAACCCTGGAGTACATATTGAAGAAATCAACGAGGAGGAGGCGAACGAGGGAGATCAAGATCATTTACCTGAAGTACAAAAAGAGCACCAGCCTGCTGAGACTCAAAGGCCTGAAGATGAAGTGACTGAAGAAGTAAtgagttcagaagaagagccaCATGATGATGATTGGCTGTGGGTTGGTGTAGCTATGCCTAACATGTATTCCGACGATATCAACTCAGAAGAGATGTTCTCTATTTCTCCGTTTGCAGAATGCTCTGATGGTCGTGCTTCTCTGAAGAGAAAGATATGGTTGGAATCAGCAAATGGGAATAACACCAAGTTCAGACGTATTGAGAAAGAGGAATCAAGTGCTGCGCATGGTGGAAGGAAAGAGACTATGACGGAGGAGAGAGTACAAGAAGGAACTGCAGAAGCGTAGACTGATGGCAACATATTGAGAGGCACGGTGGGCCCTGAACCACCACTGCCGCCATGAGGACAGCCTGTTGGAACTGTCTAGGTCTAGGCAATGACTTGACATTTCGACGCCTTAAAGAGATACATAAAAAGTATCTCTTCGACATCATCTGCCTTTCAGAGACAAAGCAAGGAAACGATCTAGTGCGAGATGTTGGCGCACAATTAGGTTTCCAAAATTATGTTTCGGTTCCTCCTAATGGTTGTAGCGGTGGTCTTGTTATCTTTTGGAACCACAATGTTCAGCTTTCTGTTTTAAGTCAATCACCTAATCTCATCGATTGTAAAGTCAGTTTCAATGAAGTTTCTTCTTTCTATTTCACGTTTGTATATGGTCATCCTGTTTCCTCACTATGCCATTACACATGGGAGAGACTTGACCGATTGGGAATAAATAGAAGAAATCAACCCTGGTTACTTCTTGGTGATTGGAATGAAATCCTTGGTAACCATGAGAAGATTGGAGGTCGTCTCAGACCGACTGCATCTTTCCAGACATTTCGAACTTTAGTACGCAATCTTGATCTTGTGGATCTTAAGTCGGTGGGAAACAGATTTTCTTAGGTAGGAAAAAGAGGAGATCATCATGTGCAATGTTGTCTTGACAGAACAATGGCTAATGGTGAATGGCTTAATGATTTTCCTGCATCAGAAACTGAATTCTTGGAAATAGGAGAATCAGATCATAGGCCTTTGGTGACTTTTGTTTCTCATGATATAGAAGAACCAAGGAGACTGTTTCGCTTTGATAACCGTTTGTGTCAGAAGGAGGGGTTTAAAGAGACAATATCTAGAGGCTGGAAAGGATCCGGGCAATCACAACTGATGAACCTCCCTCTTGCTCAACGTCTGATTAAATGTCGATCTCGGATTTCTACATGGAAAAGATTAAACCGTGTTAATGCAGAGGAACATATACAGTTGCTTCGGGGTAAACTAGATAGAGCAGTCTGCTCGGCAGCTACAACTGCACAGAAGAAAAACCTCATTATGGAAGACCTCAACCAAGCATATGTAGAAGAAGAACTATATTGGAAACAAAAGAGCAGAGTTATGTGGTTAAGAGCTGGTGACCGCAACACATCCTACTTTCATTCAATTACTAAAGCCAGGCGAAACATTATGAATCTCACCTTTATACAAGATGATCATGGAGTTATACAGAGAGGCCACAAAAACATAGCTAAAGTGGCAGAAGACTATTTCCAGAGACTTTATTCATCAACAGCAGATCCTTCAACACACTTTTCTAAAGTGTTTCAAGGTTTCCAGGCAAGAGTAACAGATGAAGTAAATACAGAACTAATTGCTAGAGTGACAGAGGAAGAGATCCAAGCTGCTATCTTTGATATTGGAGGGCATAGAGCCCCAGGGCCTGATGGTTTTTCTGCTACTTTCTACCATAACTATTGGGAGGAGATTAAGCCAGACGTAATTGCCGAGATTATTCAGTTTTTTGATAATGGCAATCTTGATAGTCGACTGAATCACACACATCTTTGCTTAATCCCAAAAGTATATCCTCCGACTGGTATGACTGAGTTTAGGCCAATTGCATTATGTAATGTGGCCTATAAAATCATTTCTAAGGTCCTGGTGAATAGGTTGAAGAAGCATCTGTCTGGCCTTATTACAGAGAATCAAGCCGCTTTCATTCCGGGAAGAATGATTACTGATAATATCATTCTTGCTCATGAGGTGTTCCACAGTCTAAAGGTCAGAAAGAGACAATCTAAATCATATATGGCTGTGAAAACAGATATTACTAAAGCTCATGATAGGCTTGAATGGAATTTCCTTGAAGAAACAATGAGGCGAATGGGATTTCATGATAAGTGGATTACCTGGATTATGAAGTGTATAAGTTCAGTTACTTTTTCTGTGCTCATCAATGGATCACCAGAGGGTTTTATCACACCGCAAAGAGGCATACGACAAGGAGATCCTCTATCACCGTATCTGTTTATTTTGTGTGCTGAAGTTTTATCACACCTAATGAATCAGGCTCAGTTCAGTCGGAGACTCCTAGgtgtaaaaatatcaaatcaagCGCCAGCCATCAACCACCTGCTCTTTGCAGATgattctttgttcttctctttgGCTAATGCAAGATCAGGGACGCAACTTAAAAAGATATTGGAGTTATATGAACAAGTATCTGGTCAAGCTATTAACCTTACGAAGTCATCTATTACTTTTGGGAGTAAGGTTTCACAAGGTGTCAAGACGCAAATGAGAAACATCCTAGGGATACACAATGATGGTGGAATGGTCAAGTATCTTGGACTACCTGAGCAATTTGGTAGAAAAAAGAGTGAAATGTTTGCATACATTATAGACATAGTCAAGAAAGTAACACAAGGATGGCACAGAGATATCTATCACATGGAGGaaaagaagttttacttaaAGCAATCGCTCTAGCTATGCCTATCTATTCCATG
This genomic stretch from Brassica napus cultivar Da-Ae chromosome C9, Da-Ae, whole genome shotgun sequence harbors:
- the LOC125593434 gene encoding uncharacterized protein LOC125593434, with the protein product MTDNLRRAMQDIDLGSEDTPFVLPSEVVRQAAAENRFILIGRPSMPRRQKLRNLVATMPRVWGLEGLARGRVIEGRRFQFVFPSEEAMDTVVRCGPWAYADRMIVLQRWTPLMDMALLNFIPFWIQVRGIPLQYMNREVILHIARAMGHQYIQMEYNEETGGRMEFVRFRLNWDITQPLKFQRNFQFTPGINTLLRFQYERLRGFCEVCGLITHDSGRCLNQNGGPEEGPDDGDDGADDHMNEAEHQGNPGVHIEEINEEEANEGDQDHLPEVQKEHQPAETQRPEDEVTEEVMSSEEEPHDDDWLWVGVAMPNMYSDDINSEEMFSISPFAECSDGRASLKRKIWLESANGNNTKFRRIEKEESSAAHGGRKETMTEERVQEGTAEA